The nucleotide sequence TTGATTTGTATGCCTCTAACCGAGAAAAGATGTGACGAATTGGAACTTCACTCGATGGTGGCTAATTCTACCGACCCGAAAGAAACTGCTTTTACGATTTCTGTTGACCTTCTTGGAAAAGGTGCAACTACAGGAATCTCTGCAAGTGACCGTGCAAAAACTATCTTGGCGATTATGGATGAGGAAACTAAACCTGGCGACTTGATGAGACCCGGACATATTTTCCCACTTCGTGCAAGAGAAGGCGGTGTTCTGAAAAGAGCGGGACATACAGAAGCGGCAATTGATTTAACAAGATTAGCCGGGTTGAAAGAAGGTGGCGTAATCTGCGAAATCCTAAATGAGGACGGAAGTATGTCTAGATTGCCTGACCTTCTAAAATTCGGAGAAAAACACGACTTGAAAGTGGTTTCTATCGAAGATCTTATCAACTACAGAATGAGACAAGGCGATCTTGTAGAAAGAATCGAAGAGCGTGATATCAAAACGCATTTTGGGGATTTCAAATTTTATGTTTTTGAAGAAAAACCAACGGAACAAATCCATTATGCACTAACGAAGGGAACTTGGACTACAGATGAAGCCGTGCTGGTGAGAGTGCAATCTTCGGGAACTTATTTTGATGTATTCAGTCGTTTGTCTAATGGTGAACATCCGCTGATGCAAAAGGTAACTGACCTGATTAATGCGGAAGGAAAAGGTGCAGTGGTTTTCATCAACAATGTTTCTAACAAAGAAAATACATTGAGCAGGATTCAGCATTTCCTTAATTTCCAAGATGGAACTAATGACCAGCCGACTATTGC is from Epilithonimonas vandammei and encodes:
- the ribB gene encoding 3,4-dihydroxy-2-butanone-4-phosphate synthase, yielding MDNFQLNTIEEALEDLRNGKMIIVVDDEDRENEGDLLAAAELTTPEIVNFMVTHARGLICMPLTEKRCDELELHSMVANSTDPKETAFTISVDLLGKGATTGISASDRAKTILAIMDEETKPGDLMRPGHIFPLRAREGGVLKRAGHTEAAIDLTRLAGLKEGGVICEILNEDGSMSRLPDLLKFGEKHDLKVVSIEDLINYRMRQGDLVERIEERDIKTHFGDFKFYVFEEKPTEQIHYALTKGTWTTDEAVLVRVQSSGTYFDVFSRLSNGEHPLMQKVTDLINAEGKGAVVFINNVSNKENTLSRIQHFLNFQDGTNDQPTIAPNFRDYGIGTQILKDLGINKFKVITQNPNVKPIISGYDVEVSEMIAL